The sequence below is a genomic window from Magnetococcales bacterium.
CGCATAGCTGACCAGACTGGTCGAAGCCTCCAGGAAGCGTACCTCCTTGACGTTCAACTCCTCCATCAACAACCGCTGATAACGCTCGAACCGGGATTGATCGATGTCGTGGGGCAACCGAAGACTCATGCCCGCCAGAGGTTGGCGGTTCTTCATGCCCGCCTGGGCCCGAGCCGAACGCCCCATCTCCACGCACTTCAATACCCAGTCCATCTCTTCCAGAAGCGCCTGATCGATCAGGGCGACATCCGCCACCGGCCACCGGGTCAGGTGAACCGACTCACGGGCCTTGCCATCCAGGGAACGCACCAGATTCTGATACATCGACTCCGCCAGAAATGGCGCCATGGGGGCCATCAACTGCACCACCGTAACCAGGGCCTCGTAAAGCGTCAGGTAGGCGGACTGCTTGTCGGTATCGGAGCCCTCTTTCCAAAAACGCCGCCGATTGCGTCGCACGTACCAGTTGGACAACTCATCCACCACGAAACGATTCAAAACCCGAGCCGCACCGGAGGCATCATAACTCTCCAACGACTCCGTGGTGGTCTGAATCAGCCGCTGCAACCGGGAAATCAACCACCGATCCACTTCGGGACGCGCCGCCACGGGCACATTCCGGGTGAGATCGGGCTTGTCCAGATTGGCATAGAGGACAAAAAAGGCGTAGACGTTCCACAAAGTCAGAAAGTAGTCCCGTAAACAGTTGCCCAGTTGCTCGGCGTCGAAATTGATATTCTTGCCCGGAGGACTGGCGGTATAAAGATACCAGCGCAAGGTATCGGCCCCCACCTGCTGCAGCGTCTTCCAGGGGTCCACGGCGTTGCCTCGGGACTTGGACATCTTCTGACCCTTGGCATCGTTGACGAAACCCAGAACAACGCAGTTCCGGAAGGCCGGGGCATCGGGACACACCTTGGCCAGAGGACCGGGAGCCCGCCCCGCCCCGCCCGTATCGGTCAGCAAAGCCGCCAGGGCATGAAGACTGTAAAACCAGCCACGGGTCTGATCGATGGCCTCACTGATGAAATCCGCAGGGAATTGCTTGTGGAAGGTCTCCTTGTTCTCGAAGGGATAGTGCCACTGAGCGTAGGGCATGCTCCCGGAATCGAACCAGACATCCACCGTATAAGGCAGGCGCCGATAGAGCTTACCCCCCTTTTCGAAAATGATCTCATCGACATAAGGCCGATGCAGATCCAACTCCCGCAACGGACGCCCCGCCAAAGCCTCCAACTGCGCAACGGAACCCACGCAAACCCGATCCGTACCATCCTCGCTCACCCATACCGGGAAAGGCGTCCCCCAAAAACGCTCACGGGTCACGGCCCAATCGACGTTGTTCTCCAACCAGCGGCCGAAGCGCCCGTCGCGAATGTGATCGGGAACCCAGTTGATCGCCTGATTGTTGCTCAGGAGTTTGTCCTTGATGGCCGCCGTGCGAATGTACCAGGAGTTCTTGGCGTAAAAGAGCAGCGGACTGTCATCCCGCCAACAGAAGGGATAGGCATGCCGTGTTCTCTCCGCCCGAAAGATCAGGCCTCGCCGCTTGAGATCCCGCAGAATGGACTTGTCCGCCTCTTTGAAAAACTGTCCGGTATAAGGCCCCGGCGCATCACATCCCAATTCGGTCACCTCGGGATAGACCCTACCGGCCAGATCGACGGAAAAGAGGGTCGGCAGGCCATGGGTGCGCCCAACCTCCAGATCCCCGTAGGCGGGGGCGATATGCACGATTCCCGTGCCATCATCCACACTGACGAAGGGATCGAGAATCACCCGAAAGCCCGTTTCGATCTTCTCTCCGGAAGGAACACGCCCCTGCAACAACGGGGCATAACACAAACCTTGCAACGCCTTGGCGGGAAAGGAGGACAGAACCTCACAACCACCCGCCCCGAAGGTGCCGTCAAGCAGACTCGCCGCCAGGATATAATATTCCCGTTCCTCCCCGGCGTAGCCCGCATAAGGCAGACTGCGAACCAGGGCATACTCCGCTTCCGGGCTCAGGGCCAATGCCACATTGGCCGCCAGGGTCCAGGGTGTGGTGGTC
It includes:
- a CDS encoding isoleucine--tRNA ligase, whose protein sequence is MFKEVQQKVNFPELEEEVLAFWKARDIPGQSFSLAGPKGPYVFYEGPPTANGRPGIHHVSARVVKDLFPRFKTMQGYQVLRRGGWDTHGLPVEVEIEKEIGSTGKQDIERFGVEAFNRKCRDSVFRYIQDWNRMTERIGFWVDLDNAYITYSNNFIETEWWILHNLWERGLLYEDYKVTMHCPRCNTSLADHEVSQGIREDVDDPSIWPKFRVKVADLQARGLVPADFFGEVSFLAWTTTPWTLAANVALALSPEAEYALVRSLPYAGYAGEEREYYILAASLLDGTFGAGGCEVLSSFPAKALQGLCYAPLLQGRVPSGEKIETGFRVILDPFVSVDDGTGIVHIAPAYGDLEVGRTHGLPTLFSVDLAGRVYPEVTELGCDAPGPYTGQFFKEADKSILRDLKRRGLIFRAERTRHAYPFCWRDDSPLLFYAKNSWYIRTAAIKDKLLSNNQAINWVPDHIRDGRFGRWLENNVDWAVTRERFWGTPFPVWVSEDGTDRVCVGSVAQLEALAGRPLRELDLHRPYVDEIIFEKGGKLYRRLPYTVDVWFDSGSMPYAQWHYPFENKETFHKQFPADFISEAIDQTRGWFYSLHALAALLTDTGGAGRAPGPLAKVCPDAPAFRNCVVLGFVNDAKGQKMSKSRGNAVDPWKTLQQVGADTLRWYLYTASPPGKNINFDAEQLGNCLRDYFLTLWNVYAFFVLYANLDKPDLTRNVPVAARPEVDRWLISRLQRLIQTTTESLESYDASGAARVLNRFVVDELSNWYVRRNRRRFWKEGSDTDKQSAYLTLYEALVTVVQLMAPMAPFLAESMYQNLVRSLDGKARESVHLTRWPVADVALIDQALLEEMDWVLKCVEMGRSARAQAGMKNRQPLAGMSLRLPHDIDQSRFERYQRLLMEELNVKEVRFLEASTSLVSYALRPNLPLLGKRLGKRLPQFKQVMASLDARQVAERVHRGEAVVLVLDGEEISFEPEAFLVDVKSPEGVSAIEEGSWLLALDTRLNAELLAEGRTRELIRLLQNARKNGDIAVADRIRIGLEMPEALRQELLPFVAEIRREVLVSELLFEPLPHAVYQESVDLEQQSLTIYLG